ACTACGGACGTCTGATGCGCCTGGTGAAGTACGAACAGGCGCTCGCGCGCGATCGGGACCTCGTCCTCAAGCTCAACCTCTCCTGGACCAAGTACTTCCCGGCCTGCTCCAGCCAGCCCTGGCAGGTGGACGGCGTCGTCAAGACCCTGCTGGACGACGGCTACGATCGTCGGCGCATCTTCCCCGTCGAGAACAAGACGGTGGTGACGGACCCGGTGACCGGGGCCCGGAACAACAAGTGGCTGCCGGTGCTG
This DNA window, taken from Candidatus Methylomirabilota bacterium, encodes the following:
- a CDS encoding DUF362 domain-containing protein, whose protein sequence is MKSQVAVLRTRPESVVEDYGRLMRLVKYEQALARDRDLVLKLNLSWTKYFPACSSQPWQVDGVVKTLLDDGYDRRRIFPVENKTVVTDPVTGARNNKWLPVL